Proteins encoded in a region of the Triticum dicoccoides isolate Atlit2015 ecotype Zavitan chromosome 3A, WEW_v2.0, whole genome shotgun sequence genome:
- the LOC119268950 gene encoding HVA22-like protein f, whose amino-acid sequence MGVLGALARHLDSLVGPGIMLLYPLYASMRAIESPSSLDDQQWLTYWVLYSLITLFELSCWKALQWLPLWPYMKLLFCCWLVLPIFNGAAYIYETHVRRYFKIGQYVSPGYSERQRKVLQMMSLDARKSVERFIETHGPGALEKIIQAAEQEAKRA is encoded by the exons ATGGGTGTTCTTGGTGCCCTTGCCAGGCATTTGGATTCCCTTGTTGG GCCAGGAATCATGCTGCTTTATCCGCT ATATGCGTCGATGCGCGCAATCGAGAGCCCTTCTTCCCTGGATGATCAGCAATGGCTTACCTATTGGGTGCTGTACTCCCTGATCACCCTCTTTGAGCTCTCATGCTGGAAGGCTCTGCAGTG GCTCCCTCTGTGGCCATACATGAAGCTCCTCTTCTGCTGCTGGCTGGTGCTGCCGATCTTCAACGGCGCGGCCTACATCTACGAGACGCATGTCCGGCGCTACTTCAAGATCGGCCAGTACGTGAGCCCCGGCTACAGCGAGAGGCAGAGGAAGGTGCTGCAGATGATGAGCCTCGACGCGCGCAAGTCCGTCGAGCGCTTCATCGAGACGCACGGGCCCGGCGCTCTGGAGAAGATCATCCAAGCC GCTGAACAGGAAGCCAAGAGAGCCTAG
- the LOC119268949 gene encoding GDSL esterase/lipase At5g45670-like — MELVGRLAWLVAAAALALAATVARCDPQVPCYFIFGDSLVDNGNNNYIVSLARANYPPYGIDFAGGPSGRFTNGLTTVDVIAQLLGFDNFIPPYAATGGDQLLNGVNFASAAAGIRAETGQQLGGRIPFAGQVQNYQTAVQTLVNILGDRDTASERLSQCIFTVGMGSNDYLNNYFQPAFYSTGSRYTPEQFADSLIADYRRYLQAMYSYGARKVALIGVGQVGCAPNELARYSPDGATCVGRIDSAIQIFNRRLVGLVDQMNALPGAHFTYINAYNIFADILANAAAYGFTESTAGCCGVGRNNGEVTCLPYQAPCANRDQHIFWDAFHPSEAANIIVGRRSYRAQSPNDAYPMDISTLASL; from the exons ATGGAGCTGGTGGGGCGGCTGGCGtggttggtggcggcggcggcgctggcgctgGCGGCGACGGTGGCGAGGTGCGACCCGCAGGTGCCGTGCTACTTCATCTTCGGCGACTCGCTGGTGGACAACGGCAACAACAACTACATCGTGTCCCTGGCGCGCGCCAACTACCCGCCCTACGGCATCGACTTCGCCGGCGGCCCGTCGGGGCGCTTCACCAACGGCCTCACCACCGTGGACGTCATCG CTCAACTTCTGGGCTTCGACAATTTCATCCCTCCCTACGCCGCGACGGGCGGCGACCAGCTCCTCAACGGCGTCAacttcgcctccgccgccgccgggatCCGTGCCGAGACCGGCCAGCAGCTG GGCGGGCGGATCCCGTTCGCGGGGCAGGTGCAGAACTACCAGACGGCGGTGCAGACGCTGGTGAACATCCTGGGCGACCGGGACACGGCGTCGGAGCGGCTGAGCCAGTGCATCTTCACGGTGGGCATGGGCAGCAAcgactacctcaacaactacttccagcCGGCCTTCTACAGCACCGGCAGCCGCTACACGCCGGAGCAGTTCGCCGACTCGCTCATCGCCGACTACCGCCGCTACCTCCAGGCCATGTACAGCTACGGCGCCCGGAAGGTGGCCCTGATCGGGGTCGGCCAGGTCGGCTGCGCCCCCAACGAGCTGGCGCGCTACAGCCCCGACGGCGCCACCTgcgtcggccgcatcgacagcgccatCCAGATCTTCAACCGGCGGCTGGTCGGCCTCGTGGACCAGATGAACGCCCTCCCCGGCGCGCACTTCACCTACATCAACGCCTACAACATCTTCGCCGACATCCTGGCCAACGCCGCCGCCTACGGGTTCACGGAGTCCACCGCCGGGTGCTGCGGCGTGGGCCGGAACAACGGGGAGGTGACGTGCCTGCCGTACCAGGCGCCCTGCGCCAACAGGGACCAGCACATCTTCTGGGACGCCTTCCACCCGTCGGAGGCGGCCAACATCATCGTCGGCCGGCGGTCCTACCGCGCCCAGTCGCCCAACGACGCCTACCCGATGGACATCAGCACGCTCGCGTCCCTTTGA